From a single Intestinibaculum porci genomic region:
- a CDS encoding IS3 family transposase, producing MKVIIVMSKGTVISDEAIKILSANKFVKLVRSNRISFTYEFRIMMWERWIKYKSISSIREVMKENGIDYSLFNAQIISRIQRNFKRDGKPTNGRMGNSAKRNKTDKNYDQFLVSTGKFIRARRGISFSKDYTEKLYSLYPDQAIEDVLKSDGFDPERIGYQRIHALKRVFDGDIEPHEKQTFDQNIIEEYTDHPMVERITAHRIKLTDVFYSEASIFSDMHINDILKIFDIDSAILTISTKQRIKKQITQSDHTCSIHLEAGSSDRLKAIALNLYEALYNKMACFLKSISQCIWDLSASLRREAFIMLDSLADSHIMPLSQIISEAGLSRSTFYSILRNDAYGRYEELRNQNEEEEVRAIIDTMNYKGYPKGKRTIHMMMPEITGKSFSIKKIARLMRKHGLNSGVRAPRQSLKAAREHLEKYKCPNLLKRKFRLAMPFTHILTDVSYLFFGANGRGYLSAVKDAVTGRILAAVVSENNDSAMTMETLKQLERYTFRDNAIFHSDQGALYLNEAFQKKVKELGFRESMSRRGICEDNSSQESFFGHFKDECDYTSCSSIEELREMVLSYVEYYNNERPQWTRNKMTPVKYESYLEAMPPEQFDLYMSKETDKYEKTKALATKRAKARANLILS from the coding sequence ATGAAGGTAATAATTGTTATGTCTAAAGGAACTGTAATATCTGATGAAGCCATTAAAATACTTTCAGCCAATAAATTCGTCAAACTGGTGAGATCAAATCGTATTTCATTTACCTATGAATTCAGGATCATGATGTGGGAGAGATGGATTAAATATAAAAGCATTTCATCAATTAGAGAGGTCATGAAGGAAAATGGCATTGACTACTCTCTCTTTAACGCACAAATTATTAGTCGTATTCAAAGAAATTTTAAACGCGATGGGAAACCTACTAACGGACGTATGGGTAACTCTGCCAAACGTAATAAAACAGATAAAAACTATGATCAGTTCCTCGTCTCGACCGGAAAATTCATTCGCGCACGTCGTGGCATTTCATTTTCAAAAGACTATACTGAAAAGCTCTATAGCTTATATCCTGATCAGGCAATCGAGGATGTCCTTAAATCAGATGGCTTTGATCCAGAACGAATTGGCTATCAGCGTATTCATGCGCTAAAAAGAGTATTTGACGGGGATATTGAGCCGCATGAAAAGCAAACGTTTGATCAGAATATAATCGAAGAATATACAGACCACCCAATGGTTGAAAGGATAACTGCACATAGAATCAAACTGACGGATGTATTCTACAGCGAGGCATCAATTTTCTCTGATATGCACATTAATGATATTCTCAAAATCTTTGATATTGATTCTGCAATTCTTACTATCTCCACGAAACAGCGCATAAAAAAGCAAATTACTCAATCTGATCATACATGTTCCATTCATTTAGAGGCAGGCTCATCTGATCGACTCAAAGCCATTGCCCTAAATCTTTATGAGGCACTATACAATAAAATGGCTTGTTTTCTGAAGTCTATATCCCAATGCATATGGGATCTTAGCGCCAGCCTAAGAAGAGAAGCCTTCATAATGCTTGACTCGTTAGCGGACAGTCACATTATGCCTTTAAGCCAAATCATTAGTGAAGCAGGCCTGTCAAGATCCACCTTCTACTCTATTTTAAGAAACGATGCCTACGGCAGATATGAAGAGCTAAGGAATCAGAATGAAGAAGAAGAGGTCAGGGCCATTATTGATACAATGAATTACAAAGGCTATCCCAAAGGCAAGAGAACTATCCACATGATGATGCCTGAGATTACAGGCAAAAGCTTTTCAATTAAGAAAATAGCACGTCTGATGAGAAAGCATGGACTTAATTCAGGAGTTCGAGCTCCCCGTCAGTCCCTTAAGGCTGCTCGTGAGCATCTTGAAAAATACAAGTGCCCTAATCTTCTTAAACGAAAATTCAGACTGGCCATGCCTTTTACGCACATTCTCACTGATGTTTCCTATCTGTTTTTTGGAGCAAATGGCAGAGGCTATCTTTCAGCAGTCAAAGATGCGGTAACAGGGCGCATATTAGCTGCCGTGGTGAGCGAAAACAATGATTCGGCAATGACTATGGAGACGCTGAAGCAGCTTGAACGCTACACCTTTCGCGATAATGCCATCTTCCATAGCGACCAGGGGGCACTGTATCTCAATGAAGCATTTCAGAAAAAGGTAAAGGAGCTGGGATTCAGAGAATCAATGTCCAGAAGAGGCATCTGTGAAGACAACAGTTCACAGGAAAGCTTTTTTGGCCATTTCAAGGATGAATGTGACTATACCAGCTGCAGTTCCATTGAGGAGCTGAGGGAAATGGTGCTTTCCTATGTGGAATACTACAACAACGAGAGACCACAGTGGACAAGAAATAAAATGACACCCGTGAAATACGAATCGTATCTTGAAGCCATGCCGCCTGAGCAGTTTGATTTATACATGTCCAAGGAAACTGATAAGTATGAAAAAACGAAGGCTCTTGCAACAAAAAGAGCTAAAGCGCGTGCCAACCTGATACTGTCATGA